In Bradyrhizobium sp. WD16, the genomic stretch GCGCTATCCGCGCCGGTGCGAGATCGGGTGCCAGCACGACGGCGGTCTGCAGCAGCGCGAGTGCGCACGGACCATAGCCCAGGCCGAGCTCCAGCGCGCCGAGATTGCACAGCGTATTGACGTGCCCGGGGTCGAGGGAAAGAACGTGCTCGAAAAGCGCCTTCGAGCGATCGAAGTGTCCCAGGCGATGATGCCGGGACGCCTCGACGAACAGCGCGTCGCAGATTACCGGATCGCTCCCGCGCGTTGGCGTCGACGTCTTTGAGGCGGTCGCCATGAGCGGGTCCGCCATCCCGGTTGCCGGCGACGGCACGCCGGCCCCGGCAAACGACGTCAACTCGGCCTGCAGCCGACTGACCACGTCGGCCCAATCGCCGAGCTTGTGCTGCCTGAACAACCGCGCCTGCGGATACCAGGGGCTATCCTCGCGCCCCCCCTGCCAGCGCCAGTCGGCGCTCCTGGCGAGCAGGATCCAGACCGGCTTGCCGATCGCGCCGGCAAGATGCGCGATCGCGCTGTCGATCGAGATCACGAGATCGAGATTGGCGACGATCGCCGCCGTGTCGGCGAACGAGCCGCTGTCGATATCTGCATTGGGATCGACGATGCGATCGTCGAGCTCCATCAACGGCTCCCGTCCTGGGCCGACCTGCAGGCTGACGAAGCTCACCCCCGGGCAATCGAGCAAGGACCGCAGGCAATCGAGCGGGATGGAGCGGCGCCAGTCGTGGGGATGCGCCGGATTGCCCTGCCACGCCAGGCCGACGGACATCCCGGGCTGCGCGCCAAGGCGCTCGCGCCATTGCGCGACCAGGTCGGGATCGGGCGTGATGTAGGGCACTGCCGCTGGAACCGTGCCGGCCTGCGTGCCGAAAATCAGCGGCAGCGACATCAGAGGCACATGCACATCGAACGGCACGTCGGACGCGGACGCCGCCGACTCCGGATGGACGACGTCATCGACGCCGGCGACCGTCCGCATGAGCGGCAGCAGCGCCTTGTGCGCGCGCAGGATCACCCGGCCGCCGCGCGCCTTGACCATCGGCGCGTAGCGCACGAACTGCAGCGCGTCGCCGTAGCCCTGCTCGGATTGCAGCAGGATGGTCTTGCCGGCGAGATCCTCACCTTGCCAGCGCGGCCGGTCGGTCGGCAACAGGTACCTGTTCACCTCCGGGTCCTCGAGCCGCCATTCGTAGTCCGGCCACGCCGCTCGCCAGTCGCCGCGTGCGAACAGGCAGGCGAACAGCATCGAGTGCAAATCCGCATGCTCGGGATGCCGCGCCAGCGCCTCGCGGAGCAGCGCGATCGCCTCGTCGTGCCGACCGCTGTCATTGAGCAGCGCGGCGAAATCCACCACGGGTTCGATCCATTCGGGCGCGCGGGCCAGCAGGTCGCGGTACGCATCATCGGCAAATTCGATGAGGTCGAGTTTGGTCAGCGCCTGGGCCAGGCCGAACAGCGCCGCCACATTGTCCGGCTGCAGCGTCAGCGCCGAGGCGTAGGCGGCCAGCGCCTGCGGATGCTGGCGGTGTTTGAGCAGGAGGACACCGAGATTTGCGTGAGCCTCGCCATCGGTGGGATCGAGCCGGATCGCCTCTTCGAGGAATTCCAGTGCCCGCTCCTCCTCGCCACGTTGCAGCGCGATCACGCCCCGGATGTGCAGCACCCGCGGCCGCACCGCGGGCTCGGAATCCACGGTCTCGAACAGCACATCCGCGCTGTCGAGCTGGCCGCCGCGATACAGCGCGAGGCCGCGATTGATCACGGCCTGGACGAATTCCATCCGCCGCTCGGCCGACGCCTGCTTCAGCATCGCGGGCCCCGCCGACGCCAGCGCCTCTCCACTCGCTGCCTTCGACATGTGCACGGTCCCTTCTTCTTCAGCGATATCCGGTTTTCTCTGTCATGGCCGGGCATATCCCGTTTCCGATCACGGACGCAGCGCCTTCCGACCCGGGGTCACCGGGACAAGCCCGGCGACGACGACGGGAGAAGCGATGAACTACGCCGCCGAGCGCGCACTGCGCGCCCCGCACCATTCGGTCCACAGCCGCATCAGCTCGCGCGAGAGATTGTCGGCGAAGCGCGGCGCGTCGCACAGCGGCGAGGCCGCGACTCGTGCGCGCAGACCGCGGCGCAGGTCAGCGAGCTCGTCGCGCCGGCGCGTCCACTCGACCGCCATGGCGACGTAGTCGTCGACGCTCGCCGTGCAGAAGCCATCGAGCCCCGCGGCGATCAGATGCGTCGCCGCGTGACGGCCGGCGAAGGTGTCGCCGACGAAGGTCACGGTCGGCACGCCCATCCACATCGCCTCGAGCGTGGTGACGCCTGCCGAGTAGGGAAATGGATCGAGCGCCAGGTCGACCTCGCCATAGGCCTGCAGCAGCTTCGTCTGTTCGGTTTCGCCGACCAGCTCGACGCGCTCGCGCGGCACGCCGCCGCGCGCGAGCACGCCGTAGACGGCGTCGCGGGTGCTGGCCTCGCCGAGACCGCCATAGACCATCAGGACGCGCGAGTCCGGCACCTCATCGAGAATCCGCGCCCAGGCCTTGCCGACCTCGGTGTTGAGCTTCGCGGGCCGGTTGAAGCATCCGAAGGTGAAGCGGCCGCCGGTCGCGCTCGGCAGCGGCGGCACGTCCGGCGCATCGGCGGGCGGGTGATAGCAGACATAGCAATCCGGCAGCCGGATCGGCCGCTCCAGATACGTATGGTCATGCTCCGGTGGAATTTCCACCGGATCGGCGATCAGGCCGTCATACGTATCGAGCCCCACCGTGCCGACATAGCCGGCCCAGCCGAGCTGGATCGGCGCCGCGCGCGTGGCGAACAGCGAGAGGCGGTTGCCGGTGGTGTGGCCGGCGAGATCGAACAGGACATCGATGCGATCATCGGTGATCCGCCGCGCCAGCGCCCCATCATCGATCCCCGACACGTCGCGCCAGTCGGCCGCGATTGCCTTGTAGCGATCGCTGAAATCGTCGTTCAGCCGCTTGTTGTCGGTGTTGTAGCAGACGATCTCGTAGCCGAGCGCTGCAAGCGCTTCGAAGGCGCGCAGGGTGAGGAACGCCACCGCGTGCCGATGCAGGTCCGCCGATACCAGGCCGAGCCGCGGCTTGCGCGCGACGTCCGGCGTGTTCGGGAACGCGAGCCGATCCGCCGGCGCGCCCGGCCGATACAGCAGTCCCCACCGCTTGTGCTCGCGCAGCAGCTCCTCGCGCGTGACGCCGGGCTTGTGCTGGAGCGCGAACAACAGCGTGCCCGCGACCGCGGCATTGGCGGGATCGAGCTCGCCGGCGCGCCGATAGGCAGCGACCGCGTCCTCGACGCGGCCCTGCCCGAGGAATCCGAAGCCGCGCCCGACATGATGCTCGGCCTGCAGCGGATCGAGCGCGAGCGCGCGATCGATATAGCCGAGCCCGCGCTCGAACTGGCGATGATTGATCAGGAAGTGGCCGTAGAGATATTGCGGCAATGCGACGTTCGGCGCGCTTTCGGCGGCGAGCTCGAACAGCCGCGCCGCCTGCTGGTTGCGCTCCGCAGCGCCGAAATTCATGCCGAGCTCGAGGATCGCCTTGTAGTTCTGGCTGTCGATGGTGGAGGCGGCGCGGAGATCGTCGACGGCCTTGTCGAACTGGCCATCCATCACATGGGCAAGGCCGCGGGTGCGATAGGCCTCCGCATAGCCGGCGTCCAGCGCCAGCGCCCTGTCGAGCGCCGCGAGCGCCTCGCTGCGGCGGCTCTCGGTCAACAGCGCGAGGCCGAGACTGTATTGCGCGAGCGGCATGTTGGGCAGCAGGCGCAGACCCTCCTGAAGGTAGGGAATGCCGTCGCGGGCGCGGCCGACGCGCGCGAGACACGTGCCGATCTCGGCCAGCGCCGGCGCATGGGTCGGCGTCACCCTGACTTCCGCCATGAACGCCTCGCGCGCCTCCTCGAAACGATCGAACCGGCACAGCGCGACGCCTTTGCAGTAATTGAAGGCCGGCTGGTCCGGCGCGAGCCGCGCCGCTTCGCCGAATGCGCGCAGCGCCTGGCGCCAGCGATCCTGCCGCGCGTGCGCGATGCCCTGCTGATGCAAGTCCCGCGCACGTTTCAAATCGGCCGACGGGCGCTCGCCTCCGTTCGCGGGCACAAGATCATGACCTGCAGAGGCCTTGGCGGATGATGGCGGCACCTGTCGCGCCATGATTGCATGGCCGCCATGCTCCGCGCGTATCGCGAGTCGCCCGCCCGAATTGTCTTTCATGTGGGAGGCTCCGTTTGAAACGAAATCCCGCGTTGGTCGTGCCGTCGGACCGCATCAGACTTGCGGCGATTGATAAATCATCACTGATCGTACTGCCAAGATTTTTTTCAGATCACACTCGAAAATATTCTCTGCGCGATGCCGATTGTTCAGTTGTCTATTAGACGTGAGCCAATCACCGGCGACGGCGACATCCCTTCGACACACGAACTACTTGTACTCTTCTTGAATCCACCTCACTGGATTCCGGACGAATGACAATAATACGTTCGCTTATCTTGCAATTCCTTGGCGAACTCGTGACGTCGGGATGACGGCGAAGCAACGCCGCTGATACAACCCCACAGGACCAGCGCAATGAGAATGCAATCGTCTACCAGAGACCTGCTCGGCACCGCTTCGGTGCTTGCACTGACAGCCGCGGCCTTCCTTGCATCGTCGGGCGCGCCCGCGAGCGCGGCAGCCAACAAGGGCATCTACGTCGGCGGCAGCACGCTCGCCTCGGAAGCCTTCCGCCAGATCTTCAACTGCTATACGGGCGCCACCGTCGGCGGCGACGGCTTCAGCTTCTCGTCCAGCTTCAATGCCGCGACGCCGACCCCGGGCTTGTTGCCGTCCACCTGCACGGTGGCGTCGACGGTGCAGGGCATGTATGCCGGCGTCGGCTCCGGCAACGGCTTCCGTGGCTTCATCAGCAACAATCCGGCGCAGTGGTACGGCGGCACGGTAACGCCTGTGACCACGATCGCTCCGCCGTTCCCCGCCAGCCAGCCGCCATACATCGACAGCGCCAATTCGACCAATTTCGGCAGCTATCCCTATCCGCGCGTCGACATCGGCCTGTCGGACTCGCCGCTGGCCGCAACCCTCGCGGCCCTCACCACGACGTCGATCAGCTTCACGCCGACGAACAACTGGACGGCGACCTCCGCGGTCACCGCGAGCGGTAGCTCCGTGGTCACCTACAGCACCGGCACCTACGGCAACCCGATCCAGATCCCGGCGTTCGAAGTCAACGTCGCGATCCCGATCAACGTCCAGAGCACCTCGCTCCAGATCAACTCGCAGATCAAGTCCGGCGGCAACATCGTGGGTGGCGGCGCCATCCAGCTCACCGAAGGCCAGATGTGCGCGATCTTCTCGGGCCTGGTGACCGACTGGAACAGCACCGCCACCATCCCCTACCTCGACAGCACCGGCGCGCAAAAGACCGCGAACTTCTACTATGCGAACGTCGGCAACGGCATCAGCGCGGCCCAGCCCTACGCGAACGCCTCCCTGCCGATCCGGGTGGTGTTCCGCACGGACGGCAGCGGCACCAGCTTCATCCTGACCAACTACCTGAAGGCCGTCTGTCCGCTGCTCGATCCCAACGACACCTACAAGTACAAGTCGATCTTCAGCACCGGAACCAAGACGCTCCCCAGCAACGGCTTCGCCGACCTCGTCACCAACATCCAGGCCGCCCGCGGCAACGGGCCCTGGACACCGGCCACGACCGTTGCGGGCGCCTGGGTCGGCGCAAGCGGCAGCGGCGGCGTTCAAGCCGCTGTCGGCATCACCTCCACGCAGGCGGGCCGCATCGGCTACGTCAGCGCCGACTTCACCAAACCCTACGCCATCGCCGCAGTTGCGCCGGATGCAGCCTCCCTGCAGAACGAGCAGTTGCGCATCGCCGGCACCGCCATCCCGAACACGTCCACAAGCCTGACGTTCGTTGCGCCGACGCCGGCTGCCGCCGACGCCGCGTGGAGCGACACCAGGCTGCAGGCGCCGGCCACCACCTGGACCTGGGCCGACTACAACATCTACAACAACACCTTCACCGGCACGGTGACCCAGGGCGGCGTGAACGTGTCTGGTCTGTCGGTGTTGCCGCTCACCAACGTGGCGGCCGCCTATCCGCTCAGCGGCACCACCTTCCTCGCCCTCTATAGCTGCTACAGCGTGCAGACCGACACAGCGCGTGTGACCAATCTCAAGAACTTCCTGAACTGGTACATCAAGGGGGCCGATTCGACCGACCCCAATTACGATGCGAAGGTCTCGCAAGTGATCCAGAACAACGGCTTCCACCACATCCCGGTCAGCTACAAGACAAACATTGTCGCCCAGTACCTGGCGATCGCCGCTAACGGCCTCATCTCCGCTGCGCCCGCATCGGGCACCGGCACCAAGGGATGCGCAAGCGTCACCGGTGGCGCCCTCTAGGCCCTCGCCGCCGCGACAAACGCAATCTCGATTGCGTCGGGACGAGGCGACATTGAACGCGTGACCCGGCCGGGCGCCTCGATCGAGGCGCCCGGCTTCTTTTTGTGCGGGTGTTTTCCAGGAAACGCTTCGCCACCCACCGCCGTCACCGGGCTTGTCATCGCAAGTCGCGATCTATCCCACTTGCGACATTCAAGAAGGTCGCAACTCGGCTCCGCCGAGTTGCTATCGACCTCGATCAGGGAGACACCGCGCCCTACGTGCTGCAAAAAATAACGCGAAAGCCGCTGCGCTTCGCGCCCACTCGAATTGTCTAAGACATGTGAGTCACTGCACCGGCGTCATCATTGATACGGCGCACGGGGCCGTTCGGCCCTGCGCGTCTTGCCGCCGCCCGTCCCGGACTTCCCCGAAGGTCTTTTTCATCGCCTCCAATTCATCGCATCGAACAAGATCTTTTCGGTCCCGGGCCCATGGACGGGCCGCGCGACGCCGCATCACATCGTGAAACAGGGAAGTATCAACATGAAGACGAAATCCTTTGCCGGACGCCTGCTGGGCACGACCTCGCTGGTCGTGCTGTCGGCCGTCGCCGTGATCGGAAGTCAGAAGCCGGCCGCGGCGCAGATCTCGACCGGACTGTATGGCGGCGGCAGCACGCTGTCGTCGCTGGCGCTGCGGCAGATCTTCGACTGCTATGCCGGCACCACGCTCGCCAATGACGGCCAGACGTTCTCGCCGAGCTTCTCGACGGGAACGCCGAGTCCGAACCTGCTGCCGACGAGCTGCACGATGTTCTCCACCACGGTCGAGGGGCTGTTCGCCGCCGTCGGGTCCGGCAACGGCCAGCGCGCCTACATCGCCGACGATGCGCGGCAGCTGTTCCGCGGCAGCCCGGCCACGGCGCCGGCGATCGTGCGCAAGCCCTCGGCCAAGCCGCCGTACCGCGACATCGCCAACGCCAATTTCTCGAGCTATCCGTATCCGCGGCTCGATTTCGCCACCAGCGACGCACCGCTGGCGAGCCCCGTCGCCGGCCTGACCACGATCTCGTTCGGCAGCTTCGTGCCGTCGACCAACTGGCAGACCTCGCAGCTGATCGCCGCGAAAACCAGCGCGACGGCGAGCTTCAGCACCGCGGCCGTCGGCGCACCGATCCAGATCCCGGTGATGGAAGTCCCGATCGCCATCGCGGTGAACACCGCGAACTCGGTCGGCGGCGTGACCTGGACCAACCAGTCGGCGCTGTCGCCGAACACCCAAGCCGGCGGCGCGATCCAGCTCTCCGCGGCGCAGCTCTGCGCGATCTTCTCGGCCACGGTGACCGACTGGCACGACACCTCGAGCCTGATCCCCTATCTCGATGCGAACGGCGTGCAGCAGTTCCAGCACTTCTATGACGACAACACCAACGGCACCCTGACCCCGGTCGCCTATACCAGCGGCCGCCTGCCGATCAAGGTGGTCTACCGCGCCGACGACGCCGGTGCGAGCTACATCCTCACCAACTATCTCGCCAACGTCTGCCCGCTGCTCGACCCCACCGGCACCTCCAAGTACAAGCAGATCTTCACCGGCGTCGGCATCACCCGCGGCGGCGGCGTCGCGACGACGGCCAACCTGCCGTCCAGCATGTTCTCCAACCTGCTCGACAACATCAAG encodes the following:
- a CDS encoding tetratricopeptide repeat protein, whose translation is MSKAASGEALASAGPAMLKQASAERRMEFVQAVINRGLALYRGGQLDSADVLFETVDSEPAVRPRVLHIRGVIALQRGEEERALEFLEEAIRLDPTDGEAHANLGVLLLKHRQHPQALAAYASALTLQPDNVAALFGLAQALTKLDLIEFADDAYRDLLARAPEWIEPVVDFAALLNDSGRHDEAIALLREALARHPEHADLHSMLFACLFARGDWRAAWPDYEWRLEDPEVNRYLLPTDRPRWQGEDLAGKTILLQSEQGYGDALQFVRYAPMVKARGGRVILRAHKALLPLMRTVAGVDDVVHPESAASASDVPFDVHVPLMSLPLIFGTQAGTVPAAVPYITPDPDLVAQWRERLGAQPGMSVGLAWQGNPAHPHDWRRSIPLDCLRSLLDCPGVSFVSLQVGPGREPLMELDDRIVDPNADIDSGSFADTAAIVANLDLVISIDSAIAHLAGAIGKPVWILLARSADWRWQGGREDSPWYPQARLFRQHKLGDWADVVSRLQAELTSFAGAGVPSPATGMADPLMATASKTSTPTRGSDPVICDALFVEASRHHRLGHFDRSKALFEHVLSLDPGHVNTLCNLGALELGLGYGPCALALLQTAVVLAPDLAPARIALADALRDAQKNEQALAQYQRAVELAPTDDAVHAKYALALCEFGDLDGAMIHFLAATKINQRQSSEFYEALGRACAARGNLQGAEISLQHALALDPQCVTAHRALGDLYLVLERPADAEASFRRALAVDQINPAALRGIEHAPAPDDCAAIAETA
- a CDS encoding tetratricopeptide repeat protein; amino-acid sequence: MARQVPPSSAKASAGHDLVPANGGERPSADLKRARDLHQQGIAHARQDRWRQALRAFGEAARLAPDQPAFNYCKGVALCRFDRFEEAREAFMAEVRVTPTHAPALAEIGTCLARVGRARDGIPYLQEGLRLLPNMPLAQYSLGLALLTESRRSEALAALDRALALDAGYAEAYRTRGLAHVMDGQFDKAVDDLRAASTIDSQNYKAILELGMNFGAAERNQQAARLFELAAESAPNVALPQYLYGHFLINHRQFERGLGYIDRALALDPLQAEHHVGRGFGFLGQGRVEDAVAAYRRAGELDPANAAVAGTLLFALQHKPGVTREELLREHKRWGLLYRPGAPADRLAFPNTPDVARKPRLGLVSADLHRHAVAFLTLRAFEALAALGYEIVCYNTDNKRLNDDFSDRYKAIAADWRDVSGIDDGALARRITDDRIDVLFDLAGHTTGNRLSLFATRAAPIQLGWAGYVGTVGLDTYDGLIADPVEIPPEHDHTYLERPIRLPDCYVCYHPPADAPDVPPLPSATGGRFTFGCFNRPAKLNTEVGKAWARILDEVPDSRVLMVYGGLGEASTRDAVYGVLARGGVPRERVELVGETEQTKLLQAYGEVDLALDPFPYSAGVTTLEAMWMGVPTVTFVGDTFAGRHAATHLIAAGLDGFCTASVDDYVAMAVEWTRRRDELADLRRGLRARVAASPLCDAPRFADNLSRELMRLWTEWCGARSARSAA
- a CDS encoding substrate-binding domain-containing protein, which encodes MRMQSSTRDLLGTASVLALTAAAFLASSGAPASAAANKGIYVGGSTLASEAFRQIFNCYTGATVGGDGFSFSSSFNAATPTPGLLPSTCTVASTVQGMYAGVGSGNGFRGFISNNPAQWYGGTVTPVTTIAPPFPASQPPYIDSANSTNFGSYPYPRVDIGLSDSPLAATLAALTTTSISFTPTNNWTATSAVTASGSSVVTYSTGTYGNPIQIPAFEVNVAIPINVQSTSLQINSQIKSGGNIVGGGAIQLTEGQMCAIFSGLVTDWNSTATIPYLDSTGAQKTANFYYANVGNGISAAQPYANASLPIRVVFRTDGSGTSFILTNYLKAVCPLLDPNDTYKYKSIFSTGTKTLPSNGFADLVTNIQAARGNGPWTPATTVAGAWVGASGSGGVQAAVGITSTQAGRIGYVSADFTKPYAIAAVAPDAASLQNEQLRIAGTAIPNTSTSLTFVAPTPAAADAAWSDTRLQAPATTWTWADYNIYNNTFTGTVTQGGVNVSGLSVLPLTNVAAAYPLSGTTFLALYSCYSVQTDTARVTNLKNFLNWYIKGADSTDPNYDAKVSQVIQNNGFHHIPVSYKTNIVAQYLAIAANGLISAAPASGTGTKGCASVTGGAL
- a CDS encoding substrate-binding domain-containing protein, translating into MKTKSFAGRLLGTTSLVVLSAVAVIGSQKPAAAQISTGLYGGGSTLSSLALRQIFDCYAGTTLANDGQTFSPSFSTGTPSPNLLPTSCTMFSTTVEGLFAAVGSGNGQRAYIADDARQLFRGSPATAPAIVRKPSAKPPYRDIANANFSSYPYPRLDFATSDAPLASPVAGLTTISFGSFVPSTNWQTSQLIAAKTSATASFSTAAVGAPIQIPVMEVPIAIAVNTANSVGGVTWTNQSALSPNTQAGGAIQLSAAQLCAIFSATVTDWHDTSSLIPYLDANGVQQFQHFYDDNTNGTLTPVAYTSGRLPIKVVYRADDAGASYILTNYLANVCPLLDPTGTSKYKQIFTGVGITRGGGVATTANLPSSMFSNLLDNIKAVKGAADHEHHDPYDVDDDEDRPDPRWIGAEGSNQQALKIGTGALLAGRIGYLSADFIQPYATTVTEEIGGATFSAPAPLSASIQNEALRLLGVHHPGQTGFDGVAHNFAAPTPGNAAQAFQGLSAPALTSGYDAWNIYAQLYPAGTMVGGVAYDGLSVIGLPLQSEVDYPLTGASFINVYSCYSDAAGTRVPALKNWLAWLFGGSLAALPPYNPATSNASSPGYDPNVARVIRNNGFHELDGAWASNVLRAYLKPSTVGGLPSAIAASGTSGAQTDGCQGVTGGAL